In Cyclobacteriaceae bacterium, the DNA window ATAATGTTGAGCCGACATTTACCATGCGCTACTGGTTTCAGGATGATACTTTCCATGAGCTCTATCAGACAGAGATGATCGCATCGAGACTTGTGCTCCTGTTTACCATCGTCGTATTGATCATAGCAATCATTGGGATGGTCGGCCTTACCACATTTAATATTATGCGCAGAAATAAGGAGATCAGCATCCGCAGGGTGTTCGGCGCTTCGATCCGTCAGGTATTAGTGTTATTGTTCAATCAGTTTACAGGCGTATTGATCATTGCTTTACTGATTGCCGGTCCTGTTGCATGGTTGGCTGCGAACCGATGGCTTGAAGGATTTGCCTATCACACATCCATGCCATGGGAATTTTTCGCACTGACCTTTGTGGGTGTAGCTGCTTTAATAGCGCTGATCATCTGGATCCAGAGTCTGAAAACCATTTCAGCAAATCCTACTCAAACGTTAAGAAGCGAATAGCAATCAGGAAGGAAAGTCCGCACCAGTGGTAGTTGCTTCCCAGGTATCGAAATCCTTTTTAAGGACTTCGAGCTTATTACGCGCACCTTTCAATGCTGCAGCACCTAACAATAATCTCAAAGGTGGATGTTCTGTTTCAACAACTTTGACAATCGCCTGTGCAGCTCTTACTGGATCGCCAGGTTGCTGGCCGCTGTATCCACGGATCGTATTTTTATTTGCACCTGCAGAAGGAAGATAATCTTCAATGACAACAGGACTATTATTGGCTGATCGTCCTGCCCAATCTGTTCTGAATCCGCTGGGAGCAATGACCGTTACTTTAATTCCAAGGTGTGCAACTTCTTTTGATAATGATTCGGAGTAGCCATCCACTGCAAACTTGGTGGCGTTATAAAATCCTACTGCTGGAAATCCAACCAATCCTCCAATCGATGCGATGTTTAGAATATGACCACTGTGTTGAGCTCGCATGATCGGCAGCACTTCATTGGTGATTCTTGCAAGGCCGAAGAAGTTGATCTCAAACATTCTTCTTACCTCTGCCTCTTCGCTTTCTTCAATCGCTCCGAAGTAGCCAATGCCGGCATTGTTCACCAATACATCGATTCTTCCGAACTTTTGTTTTGTCAGCGCTACCGCTGAAGTAATTTCTTCAGCCTTTGTAACATCGAGCTTTAACGAAAGGGAAGTTTGAGGGTAATCTTTAATAATATCCTCGATGTCTTTTGGATTGCGGGCGGCAACACCTGCCTTGTAACCTGATTTGAGTACGAGTTTAGCCAATTCGCGGCCGAAACCCGTTGAGCAGCCTGTTATGAGCCATACCTTATCCATAAGCCTGTTTTTTAGAATTCAGATATCAATACAAAGGATTTCAGTTTTTTGTTCACCAATATTTTATAATTATATTTTCCC includes these proteins:
- a CDS encoding SDR family NAD(P)-dependent oxidoreductase, with amino-acid sequence MDKVWLITGCSTGFGRELAKLVLKSGYKAGVAARNPKDIEDIIKDYPQTSLSLKLDVTKAEEITSAVALTKQKFGRIDVLVNNAGIGYFGAIEESEEAEVRRMFEINFFGLARITNEVLPIMRAQHSGHILNIASIGGLVGFPAVGFYNATKFAVDGYSESLSKEVAHLGIKVTVIAPSGFRTDWAGRSANNSPVVIEDYLPSAGANKNTIRGYSGQQPGDPVRAAQAIVKVVETEHPPLRLLLGAAALKGARNKLEVLKKDFDTWEATTTGADFPS